From a region of the Pseudoclavibacter endophyticus genome:
- a CDS encoding type III polyketide synthase: protein MSSTNEGARPTASPAVSVRSVATAVPPTALEQGAVRDLFADQPDISPLARRLIRSVFNSSAIERRYTPIGELAGRADADTSSPPTFYDATTGTILTPSTGVRNAEYERSIRPLLRDAAERALAAAPELDRADITHVVTVSCTGFFAPGPDYVLVRDLGLAPSTRRLHIGFMGCYGAFPALRAARSTCIAEPDATVLVVCAELCSLHLRSSDDPDAIVASSVFGDGAAAAIVTARPVPAGATVLEMDALETVLTDDGEADMAWTIGDLGFEMVLSSYVPRILEARIAEALRPLLEAGTGARDAAAWSGIERWAVHPGGRAILDRVQRALGLSDEQLAPSRDVLRDYGNMSSATVLFILERLLRSDDAETGGGADPAPERVAAMAFGPGLTVESALFTKRVMR from the coding sequence ATGAGCAGCACGAACGAAGGAGCGCGGCCGACGGCCTCGCCGGCCGTGAGCGTGCGCTCCGTGGCAACCGCCGTGCCGCCCACCGCCCTGGAGCAGGGCGCCGTGCGCGACCTCTTCGCCGACCAGCCGGACATCTCGCCGCTCGCCCGGCGACTCATCCGGTCGGTGTTCAACAGCTCCGCGATCGAGCGGCGCTACACGCCGATCGGCGAGCTCGCCGGTCGCGCCGACGCGGACACCTCGTCCCCGCCGACGTTCTACGACGCGACGACGGGCACGATCCTCACCCCGTCGACGGGCGTCCGCAACGCCGAGTACGAGCGCTCGATCCGTCCGCTGTTGCGCGACGCGGCGGAGCGCGCGCTCGCCGCCGCGCCGGAGCTCGACCGCGCCGACATCACTCACGTGGTGACTGTCTCGTGCACGGGCTTCTTCGCACCCGGTCCCGATTACGTGCTCGTGCGCGACCTCGGCCTCGCCCCGTCGACCCGCCGGCTGCACATCGGCTTCATGGGCTGCTACGGCGCGTTTCCGGCGCTGCGTGCCGCCCGCTCCACCTGCATCGCCGAGCCGGACGCCACCGTACTGGTCGTTTGCGCCGAGCTGTGCTCCCTCCACCTGCGCTCGTCGGACGACCCCGACGCCATCGTCGCGTCGTCGGTGTTCGGCGACGGCGCGGCCGCCGCGATCGTCACGGCACGGCCGGTGCCCGCCGGTGCGACGGTGCTCGAGATGGATGCGCTCGAGACCGTGCTCACCGACGACGGCGAGGCCGACATGGCCTGGACGATCGGCGACCTGGGTTTCGAGATGGTGCTCTCGAGCTACGTGCCCCGCATCCTCGAGGCGCGTATCGCCGAGGCGCTGCGTCCCCTGCTCGAAGCGGGCACGGGAGCACGCGATGCGGCAGCCTGGTCGGGCATCGAACGGTGGGCCGTCCACCCCGGCGGGCGGGCGATCCTCGACCGGGTGCAGCGCGCGCTCGGGCTCAGCGACGAACAGCTCGCGCCATCACGCGACGTCCTGCGCGACTACGGCAATATGTCGAGCGCGACCGTGCTGTTCATCCTGGAGCGCCTCCTGCGCAGCGACGACGCCGAGACCGGGGGCGGAGCCGACCCGGCGCCCGAGCGCGTCGCGGCGATGGCGTTCGGCCCGGGCCTCACGGTCGAGTCGGCGCTCTTCACGAAACGGGTCATGCGGTGA
- a CDS encoding DUF2243 domain-containing protein has translation MSISPGDPGQFPGPGAPQVPHARLDRRQVVSGFLFGCGIAASVIDLFIFHLVLQWHHFYDRSTPEVALIADGFFHAFGWFITVAGLFLLADVRRRSGINWRRWAGATATGVGLFQLFDGVVNHKVLRIHQIRYDVDVLPYDVVWIGSALIILAVGSFVLWRTRPREARATTRGREGT, from the coding sequence ATGTCGATCTCTCCAGGCGACCCCGGCCAGTTCCCAGGGCCGGGTGCCCCACAGGTGCCCCACGCACGGCTCGACCGGCGCCAGGTCGTGTCCGGTTTCCTGTTCGGGTGCGGCATAGCGGCGTCGGTGATCGATCTATTCATTTTCCACTTGGTGCTGCAATGGCACCACTTCTACGATCGGTCTACTCCTGAGGTCGCCTTGATTGCCGACGGATTCTTTCATGCCTTCGGCTGGTTCATCACCGTGGCGGGGCTCTTCCTGCTGGCGGATGTCCGACGTCGGTCAGGGATCAATTGGCGGCGCTGGGCCGGAGCGACAGCCACCGGGGTTGGCCTCTTTCAACTGTTCGACGGCGTCGTCAATCACAAGGTGCTTCGCATCCACCAGATCCGTTACGACGTCGACGTATTGCCGTACGACGTGGTGTGGATCGGCTCCGCACTGATAATCCTGGCCGTCGGGTCATTCGTCCTCTGGCGCACCCGCCCCCGGGAGGCGCGAGCGACGACGCGCGGCCGGGAAGGCACATGA
- a CDS encoding class I SAM-dependent methyltransferase, whose protein sequence is MTGATLARRDTEARERMDDPDCDSVLLERTYRQFAAINRLVSGWRRVYRTRIRPRLGSGRRATLLDIGFGGGDIPRAIARWAARDGLGLDITAIDPEPRAIRYVRGLPDAGVRFERATSAELVARGERYDMVISNHLLHHLDDDERVDLLRDSTTLAREVSIHNDLARARLGYAAFAVATLPLRGRSFAHDDGLLSIRRSYRRDELRAIVPPGWRVESMFPQRLLLTHEGAAE, encoded by the coding sequence GTGACGGGCGCCACTCTCGCGCGGCGCGACACCGAAGCGCGCGAACGCATGGACGACCCCGACTGCGACAGCGTCCTGCTCGAACGCACGTACCGGCAGTTCGCCGCCATCAACCGGCTCGTGTCGGGATGGCGGCGTGTGTACCGGACACGGATTCGGCCGCGACTCGGCTCCGGCCGCCGCGCGACGCTGCTCGACATCGGCTTCGGCGGCGGCGATATTCCCCGGGCCATCGCGCGCTGGGCAGCCCGGGACGGGCTCGGCCTCGACATCACCGCGATCGACCCGGAGCCGCGGGCCATTCGCTACGTGCGCGGACTGCCTGACGCCGGGGTGAGGTTCGAACGCGCGACCAGCGCCGAGCTCGTCGCTCGCGGCGAGCGGTACGACATGGTGATTTCGAACCACCTGCTGCACCACCTCGACGATGACGAACGCGTCGACCTCCTGCGGGACAGCACGACCCTCGCGCGCGAAGTGAGCATTCACAATGACCTCGCGCGGGCCCGTCTCGGCTACGCCGCCTTCGCCGTCGCGACGCTGCCGCTGCGCGGGCGGTCGTTCGCGCACGACGACGGTCTCCTGTCGATCCGCCGCAGCTACCGGCGAGATGAGCTGCGGGCGATCGTGCCGCCGGGGTGGCGGGTCGAGTCGATGTTCCCGCAGCGCCTGCTGCTCACGCACGAGGGAGCAGCGGAGTGA
- a CDS encoding alpha/beta fold hydrolase, giving the protein MEREPGNVHTSQLDRRFAWRGRSVAWTSRGDGPPLVLLHGTPWSQQLWAPVAAVLADRFTVYQWDMPGYGASSKAPDDAVDLGVQGELFAELLSAWGLARPHVIAHDYGGAVALRARLLHGARFASLALVDVVALAPWGSPFFQLVRENSAVFEQLPPAIHRATVEAYIRGASHRGLDDASLSMLVHPWIEPGGQAAFYRQIAAADERFTNEVESGYASIDEPVHLVWGAEDTWIPVDRAHRLRAMIPGSTLAVIPEAGHLIHLDAPTGLAAELVRWTERHRDVPAGTPVS; this is encoded by the coding sequence ATGGAACGCGAACCTGGCAACGTGCACACGTCGCAGCTCGACCGGCGATTCGCCTGGCGCGGCCGATCCGTCGCGTGGACCTCCCGAGGTGACGGGCCACCGCTGGTCCTGCTACACGGGACGCCGTGGTCGCAGCAGTTGTGGGCCCCGGTCGCTGCCGTGCTCGCCGACCGCTTCACGGTGTACCAGTGGGACATGCCGGGCTACGGCGCCTCGTCGAAGGCGCCCGACGACGCCGTCGACCTCGGCGTGCAGGGTGAGCTCTTCGCCGAACTGCTCTCCGCCTGGGGGCTCGCGCGTCCGCACGTGATCGCTCACGACTACGGAGGCGCCGTCGCGCTGCGGGCCAGACTGCTGCACGGCGCCCGATTCGCGTCGCTCGCGCTCGTCGACGTGGTCGCGCTCGCGCCATGGGGTTCGCCGTTCTTCCAGCTCGTGCGGGAGAACAGCGCCGTGTTCGAGCAGCTGCCGCCGGCCATCCACCGGGCAACCGTCGAGGCCTACATCCGGGGCGCAAGCCACCGCGGTCTCGACGACGCCTCGTTGTCGATGCTCGTGCATCCATGGATCGAACCGGGCGGGCAGGCCGCGTTCTACCGGCAGATCGCGGCGGCCGATGAGCGGTTCACGAATGAGGTCGAGTCTGGCTACGCGAGCATCGACGAGCCGGTGCACCTCGTGTGGGGGGCTGAGGACACCTGGATCCCGGTTGACCGCGCCCACCGGCTGCGGGCGATGATTCCCGGGTCGACGCTGGCGGTGATCCCCGAGGCCGGGCACCTCATCCACCTCGACGCCCCGACGGGGCTCGCGGCGGAGCTCGTGCGTTGGACCGAGCGACACCGAGATGTACCCGCCGGTACACCGGTGTCGTGA
- a CDS encoding SRPBCC family protein, whose product MPQAIETIDVNVPVSVAYNQWTRFEDFPQFLDEVESVRQVTDVLTEWTVEVGGNRRTFEAQITEQHPDERVAWTSTGGEADHAGVVTFHKLSDSETRVTVQIDWEPTGLLEKLGSTLGADNHAVKKSLKHFKEFVEKYGQSGEGWRGDVQ is encoded by the coding sequence ATGCCTCAGGCCATCGAAACCATCGACGTCAACGTCCCCGTCTCCGTCGCCTACAACCAGTGGACCCGCTTCGAAGATTTCCCGCAATTTCTTGACGAGGTCGAGTCCGTGCGCCAAGTCACCGACGTGCTGACCGAGTGGACCGTGGAGGTCGGCGGCAATCGCCGTACGTTCGAGGCGCAGATCACCGAGCAGCACCCCGACGAGCGTGTCGCGTGGACCAGTACGGGCGGCGAAGCCGACCACGCTGGTGTCGTCACCTTCCACAAACTGAGTGACTCCGAGACGCGCGTGACCGTGCAGATCGACTGGGAGCCAACGGGGCTTCTCGAGAAGCTCGGCTCGACCCTCGGGGCCGACAACCATGCCGTGAAGAAGAGCCTCAAGCACTTCAAGGAGTTCGTCGAGAAGTACGGACAGAGCGGCGAGGGCTGGCGCGGCGACGTGCAGTAG
- a CDS encoding homocysteine S-methyltransferase family protein encodes MSSTLPLTERLDAGPVICAEGFLFELERRGYLAAGEFVPEVALEHPDALRQLHLDFQRAGSDVVEAFTYNGHREKMRVIGKEDLLEPLNRAALRIAREVADRVRGNLVAGNISNTNVWEPTDATKQREVRGMFEEMVGWAVEEGADLIIGETFYFAGEALTALEVAKSSGLPVVLTLAPMAANELAEGEGIVETAQRLEQAGADVVGLNCFRGPATMLPWLERIRAAVSCHVGALPIPYRTTDEEPTFFNLHDHGATVHAPHGRAFPTALDPLQTNRYEIAAFAKRAHALGVNYLGVCCGASPMLIREVAEAVGLTTEASRFSERMENHFMYGTNERLPENIVALGATA; translated from the coding sequence ATGTCAAGCACACTTCCACTCACCGAACGACTCGACGCAGGGCCTGTTATCTGCGCTGAGGGTTTCCTGTTCGAACTCGAGCGCCGCGGCTATCTCGCCGCGGGCGAGTTCGTGCCCGAGGTCGCCCTCGAGCACCCGGACGCACTTCGCCAGCTCCATCTCGATTTCCAGCGCGCCGGCTCCGACGTCGTCGAGGCCTTCACGTACAACGGCCACCGCGAGAAGATGCGCGTGATCGGGAAAGAGGATTTGCTCGAACCGCTCAATCGCGCGGCGCTGCGCATCGCCCGCGAGGTCGCCGACCGCGTGCGCGGCAATCTCGTCGCCGGCAACATCTCGAACACGAACGTTTGGGAGCCGACCGACGCCACCAAGCAGCGCGAGGTGCGCGGCATGTTTGAGGAGATGGTCGGCTGGGCCGTCGAGGAGGGTGCCGACCTCATCATCGGCGAGACGTTTTATTTCGCGGGCGAGGCCCTCACGGCGCTCGAGGTCGCGAAGTCGTCTGGCCTGCCCGTCGTGCTGACACTCGCGCCGATGGCGGCGAACGAGCTCGCCGAGGGCGAAGGAATCGTCGAGACGGCGCAGCGCCTCGAACAGGCCGGGGCGGATGTTGTGGGCCTGAATTGCTTCCGGGGACCCGCGACCATGCTCCCGTGGCTCGAGAGGATCCGCGCGGCCGTGTCGTGTCACGTCGGCGCCCTGCCGATCCCATACCGCACCACCGACGAGGAGCCAACGTTCTTTAATTTGCACGACCACGGCGCGACGGTGCACGCGCCGCACGGCCGTGCCTTTCCGACCGCGCTCGACCCGTTGCAGACGAACCGTTACGAGATCGCCGCCTTCGCGAAGCGAGCGCACGCGCTCGGCGTGAACTATCTCGGAGTCTGCTGCGGCGCATCCCCAATGCTCATTCGTGAGGTCGCCGAGGCGGTCGGCCTGACGACCGAAGCGAGCCGATTCTCGGAACGCATGGAAAACCACTTCATGTACGGCACGAACGAGCGGCTGCCCGAGAACATCGTCGCTCTCGGCGCGACCGCCTGA
- a CDS encoding DUF1772 domain-containing protein, with protein sequence MLSLLTIATTTVVGLMVGVELAVAVVLNRIVLRLPAGASIAARADSARMLGGVMPFWYVGSLLLTVALTAFTWGTAAATGVVLAAALLAISVVMSVVFLVPINNRSAAWTAESHPADWREQYRKWDRLHYLRVAIIVVAFVLVVAAVTAQ encoded by the coding sequence ATGCTGTCACTCCTCACCATCGCCACGACGACCGTCGTGGGGCTCATGGTCGGCGTCGAACTCGCTGTAGCGGTTGTCCTGAACCGCATCGTGTTGCGCCTGCCCGCGGGTGCGTCGATCGCCGCGCGGGCCGACAGCGCGCGGATGCTCGGCGGTGTCATGCCGTTCTGGTACGTCGGTTCGCTGCTGCTCACCGTGGCGCTCACGGCATTCACGTGGGGCACGGCGGCGGCCACCGGGGTAGTCCTTGCTGCCGCACTGCTGGCGATCAGCGTGGTGATGTCCGTCGTCTTCCTCGTCCCGATCAACAACCGCTCGGCCGCGTGGACGGCCGAGTCGCATCCCGCTGACTGGCGGGAGCAGTACCGGAAGTGGGATCGCCTGCACTACCTGCGGGTCGCAATCATCGTGGTGGCCTTCGTGTTGGTGGTGGCCGCCGTGACGGCGCAATAG
- a CDS encoding nitroreductase family protein, translating into MELLDAVRRRRTTNGAFLPEPVTEEHQRLLMEVASRAPSQLNSQPWRFVLIEERETIEAIAGISGKSMTEAMSNGTFFERYKPYFRFSRAEMERRRDGMLFDRLPGPLRPFTGQVFTSRGQKLMNTLRVPQSLGEQNRKLVAGSPLLLGVMLDRSEYRPGELSAFYSLFSMGAAMENIWLTTVELGMGIQFISFPMEVPGRWDEIIRMLEVPDDLELMAVYRLGYLPAEQRRPAIDWSSRERKLPSQYVFRGTCATPQRGWDDPEAGEPV; encoded by the coding sequence ATGGAGTTGCTCGACGCGGTGCGCCGACGCCGAACCACCAATGGCGCATTCCTCCCCGAACCGGTGACCGAGGAGCATCAACGGCTGCTCATGGAGGTTGCAAGCCGTGCGCCCTCGCAGCTCAACAGTCAGCCGTGGCGCTTCGTGCTGATCGAGGAGCGCGAGACCATCGAAGCGATCGCCGGGATCAGCGGCAAAAGCATGACGGAGGCGATGTCGAACGGCACCTTCTTCGAGCGGTACAAGCCCTACTTCCGTTTCAGCCGGGCCGAGATGGAGCGGCGACGCGATGGGATGCTGTTTGACCGTCTCCCCGGCCCGCTGCGGCCGTTCACAGGCCAGGTCTTCACGTCTCGCGGCCAGAAGCTCATGAACACGCTCCGCGTGCCGCAGAGCCTCGGCGAGCAGAACCGCAAGCTCGTCGCGGGCTCGCCGCTACTGCTCGGCGTGATGCTCGACCGGTCCGAGTACCGCCCGGGCGAGCTGTCGGCGTTCTACTCGCTGTTCAGCATGGGCGCCGCGATGGAGAACATCTGGCTCACCACCGTCGAACTCGGCATGGGCATCCAGTTCATCTCGTTTCCCATGGAGGTACCGGGACGGTGGGATGAGATCATTCGGATGCTCGAGGTCCCGGACGACCTCGAGCTCATGGCCGTCTACCGCCTCGGTTATCTTCCGGCGGAGCAGCGGCGCCCCGCAATCGACTGGTCGAGCCGCGAGCGCAAGCTCCCCTCGCAATACGTGTTCCGCGGCACCTGCGCGACGCCGCAGCGCGGCTGGGACGATCCGGAGGCCGGCGAGCCCGTGTGA
- a CDS encoding DUF2795 domain-containing protein, with protein MPNPIQIQKYLGGIDYPASKQTIVDSAKESGADDDVLEALNAIEDKQYEDPTEVSSAVM; from the coding sequence ATGCCCAATCCGATCCAGATCCAGAAGTACCTCGGCGGCATCGACTACCCCGCCTCGAAGCAGACCATCGTGGACTCGGCGAAGGAGTCTGGCGCCGACGACGATGTCCTCGAAGCCCTCAACGCCATCGAGGACAAGCAGTACGAGGACCCGACGGAAGTGAGCTCCGCGGTCATGTGA
- a CDS encoding TetR/AcrR family transcriptional regulator has product MTDSTARRRRSEARRARILAAARARADADGWVAVTTRHLADAIGYTQPVLYTHFPAGKSEIMLAVALEGYDDLTRRCRDAVAGNRGRPAIEAVATAYLDFGQAHPAVYEAMFQQAIDARFASGDTPPALRTAFETLAAAIGDQGDGTITEVFWAALHGIHLLERAGRLRPEHRADRVTELSARFAP; this is encoded by the coding sequence ATGACCGATTCGACGGCACGACGGCGACGTAGCGAGGCGCGTCGCGCTCGCATCCTCGCCGCGGCCCGGGCACGCGCCGACGCCGATGGATGGGTCGCGGTGACGACGCGGCACCTCGCCGACGCCATCGGCTACACGCAGCCCGTGCTGTACACGCACTTCCCCGCGGGCAAGTCGGAGATCATGCTGGCGGTTGCGCTGGAAGGGTACGACGACCTGACCCGGCGGTGCCGCGACGCGGTCGCAGGCAACCGCGGGCGACCCGCGATCGAGGCCGTCGCGACCGCCTATCTCGACTTCGGGCAGGCGCATCCCGCGGTTTACGAGGCGATGTTCCAGCAGGCGATCGACGCGAGGTTCGCCAGCGGTGACACGCCGCCGGCACTGCGCACGGCCTTCGAGACCCTCGCCGCAGCGATCGGTGATCAGGGGGACGGCACGATCACGGAGGTCTTCTGGGCGGCCCTGCACGGCATCCATCTGCTGGAACGCGCCGGCCGTCTGCGTCCCGAGCACCGAGCCGATCGCGTCACCGAGCTCAGCGCTCGTTTCGCGCCGTAG
- a CDS encoding acylphosphatase yields the protein MLAEDDGVRRVEVVVHGVVQGVGFRWAAREAAARFGVSGTARNRSDGTVEVQVEGQRQQVDAMLQWLAHGPSTSMVERVDTRDVPPRGESGFHITS from the coding sequence ATGCTGGCTGAGGATGACGGCGTGCGCCGCGTCGAGGTCGTCGTGCACGGGGTCGTGCAGGGCGTCGGATTCCGATGGGCTGCGCGCGAGGCGGCCGCTCGGTTCGGTGTCTCCGGTACGGCCCGCAATCGCTCAGACGGCACGGTCGAGGTACAGGTGGAGGGGCAACGCCAGCAGGTGGACGCGATGCTCCAGTGGCTCGCACACGGGCCATCAACCTCGATGGTTGAGCGAGTCGATACGCGCGACGTGCCACCACGCGGTGAGTCCGGCTTTCACATCACGAGCTGA